CAGCTGCCTCCTGGTTCGCCGCACCTGGGCGGGGTTGCCGGCGTCCGCCATGGGAGCCTATCTCCTTTCTCGCGTGTGACGACACAGAGATGGGGGAAAGGGGAAAAGCAATGCAGGAGAACGTGTGGAGAAGATTGGGTTCGAAGAGATAAGGCCGGCTGGGGAGCGGTGGATGGGCCCACAAGACACGTGTCCAGTCCAACGCGCGGCTTACGTTTGTTTGTTTTTATCCGGATGAAAACAAACGTTTTCCTTTTGCTTTGCAATGAACCAATGAAGCTATGATTACATCCGTACATCCATGTAGAGAGGCATAACCATTTTAACTACTCTAATATAAAAACATAAATAGCCCGCCATGACCACTGCTACCATAAGTAACAAGttgttagggcatctccaacgttccCCCCAAATCGCCATATACGTCCGAGCGCAGTTGTCCAGACCTCGCAAGCCATTCAATAACAACCATATCGATTCGTGGAGTAGTCCGAATCGCAATTTTTCCATAAACCAGAACCAAACGAGGGCGAGGGGCTTTGAGGGAGTTTGGACACGAGTCACGTAGAACTCCAAGACCCCGGCCCCACCCAAAGCTGAAGCGGAGCCGACGCTTTTGTAGTTGGATGCACTATTTCCGCAACAAAATCCTCCAGTCTCCTCTTCCATGCCGCTGCTCTCCACCCAATTTCCGCCCTTTTTCGTCACGAGGGCCGATCATCCCCACTTGTCATATATATAGTATGAAAATAATGTGGGAGTGTTTTTTCATGCATAGAATCATTCATCTTGACAACAATGGTCAGTGGGCAATAATCAAACAACTTGAGAGGAGATGAAAGCAACTTTGATGAACAATCATTTCACtaacaaaaaataaaagaagGCATACAATTGAGGAATTGAACAAACAAATTTTCCTTCCATTTAAATCCAATTATAATGACATCTTCGTATATACACCAAATACAGCTGGCGCAATTCATCGATAGATGAACTCACGAATACACAAACAACCAGTTGAATGAAGCTACTTCAGAGAACATTCAAGCTAGTAACTGTAGTTACAAGGTCTATCACTCTAGCTTGTGTTTGATGTCCAGCTTGTGTCTGCACATAGGGCAGATGTCCCTGTTCTGGAGGACGCCCTCCAGGCACGCGCCATGGAAGACGTGCGGCTTGCCGCGGCACCCGGGCCACGCGGCGAGGTCGTCGCCCTCCAGCAGCTGCAAGCAGACAGGGCAATCCTCCCCAGCGACGTCTACCCTCCTCCGCTTTGCCGGCCGCTCGTCTGCGTTTCTGCCTCTATCGTCATCGCCGGCTAATTCGCCTTCCGTGCCGCACCGTACCGGCCCCGGCAAGGGCAACTGCATGCCGATGAAGCGCCCGGGCCACGGGTCCGCCACCATGCTTTCCAGCGCGGCGTACATGTGCCCCATGCTCGCCGGCGTGTAGTCCGCCCGCCGGAGGATGCCGACGTCCACGAACACCTCGACGCGCCTTGCTCCCGGCGGGACGCTCACCTGCGACGCCAAGATGGACCATAGCTCCTGGAGCTGCTTGGTGATCTCCTCGAGTTTCTTGCTCGAGATATCGGGGTATATGAGCAGGCCCAGAGACGATCCGGCCCACGCCAGCGACCTCGCCGTGTGGTCGCCGGTGGCGATGAACCGGAGCTGGTGCTCCGTCGTCCTCCCTCGCCGTTCCACGCCGTCCGGTGATGCCCTGAAGCGGGTGTAGCGGTAGAGCACCAAGATGTGCTTGCTGTCGTCTCCTCCTTCGCTCTCCACGGCGGCGACTCGCATGAAGCCGAGCGTCCTCCCGGCGCAGGCGAACCGCGGCGCCGAACCTCCAACGAGTTGCCCCTCGGGGACGAACTTCCTACGGTGCAGCGTCTGTAGAATGCCTAGCGTCACGTCATCGTCGGCGCTGGCCGCTTGTCCGTCGACCTCACcgtcgctctcctcctcatcctcctcctcctcgctgcTGCTGCCATCTTCCTCGTCTTCCGAATCGACCGAGTATTCATCCTCGGGCTCGCTGTTGTCGTCATCGTCATCTTCGTTCTCCAACCCCTCGCacagcggcggcggaggaagaacGTGATCGTTAAAGCGACCCTCGAAGCGAACGGCGACCGCCTCGTCACCGGCGGGATCGCCTCCATCTCCATGCCGCCTCACGCGAGAGCAGAAGAAATCGCTTTGCATCACCAGCACCGGCCTCGGCAGCTCCACGCGGGGCCCCTCGGATGACAGCGATGCGAGCGCGAGGGTCCCGCTGGCGGTCTTGACGTAGGCTTCCACGACGACGCTCCGGCCGCTGGGCGGGCCGACGAGGGAGACGCTGGTGACGGCGCCGCGGCGGCCGTCCAGCACGCAAGACCTCACGGCTTCGCCGCCCTTGACGTCCATGGACCAGCAAAGGGTGGCCATGACGGATTACTCTGGTATAATCGTGATTACCCAGAGTTAAGCAAAGCGTGATCCTCTGCTTATATGGATGGATCCCAGTTACGTAGGATTGCACTAGGATTTGGCTCGGAGTCCATTTCGATGGACGATCGAGTTGCCGGGGAAAGCCGTCCGATCCCATCTAAATCAGTTTTGGTTCGTCTGATCGTCGTAGCAGAATAATCCGAAGTGCTCCACAATTTATTTTCCCGTCATTGTCAGAGAATTTCCTCTTGCGCGTATGGCGATACTCTCTCGTAGGAAATGTTTGTAGCGATTCAAACACATCCATGCAGCAAAATGATTTGTGTCAAGCTTCTAAATCAAGGGCGAAGCGACCGGTATATTAACTTTGGGGGTCAACCGATATGAATATAACATATTATTTTCTCACACATCTTTCGATATAGACCAAAATATCGATCGATATGGCTGATATCTGACCCGATATGTGCATTGATATAGACTAATACATACAGTAGTAGATGACAACAAGTCTTTCTTAGAAACAGTGAAAATAAGTTTAGGTATTTACAACTTCATTGATCGATCAAGGATATGTGTTTATAATATTCTGAAAAATGCATATGTAATTTATTGTTATTAATCCCTGATCAAGGATTTTGTAAATCTTTGTCAAATAGTTTCTTAATAAGCGAGTAAATAAACTAGTAATCTAaatcagttttgctaaagcacatctagatgtgccataagtattgcacatctaagtcctatATCATTGATCTTATGTTGAGATTCGTGTggatattttctttttcttttttcttttcctcttcatacttgattcactcacttagatgtgcaataagtagggcacatctagatgtgccctagacatTCCCAATCTAAATTTATTATGTTGACGCGTTGACATCCTActctcttttcttttttactAAAAGACATGTTTTGAACAAGAATATGGTTATTTTTTGGATATGTTTATGATATAACTACATATCACCAAATAACTGATATCCGTTATGCTGGTGGCAAACCGATACGAACCCGATATTCTATATTTCAAACCTTGATTTGTGTATTCAACAAAAACCCACTAGTCAAAGCAAAATAGGTAAGAAAATTTGCCATAACATAAAGAAAAACTTGCAGCATGGAGACAAAGCATTTGCAGTGGACCTCCAGAATCATTGCAACATATCATCTATGTGCTTCCAATTGAAAAAAGAGCTTTGATGTATTGCATGTTGAAATGATGTATGCATCATGGATATCTTAAAATCACTAACCAGCTAATGATTTTGTAGAGCCGGCCTCGCCAGTTGGGATCATGGGCATCCAATTTGGCTCATCGAATCCCCGTCGGTGCCGTATCCGGGGTTTAGCATGGTGAAAAACCTTCGGATCGATCTTCCCGTGGTCGTGTGCCATGGCGGTGTAACGATCTTTGCTGGCCTCTCCACCTGCAGTGATGAAGAAGGGCGGAGGAAGAGGGCATGAGCAGTACGGGCATGGCAGCAACAATAGATCATCACTGTGGAGAACAAAGAATGTGCATGTTGcttagcagagagagagagagagagagagagagagagagagagaggcgctGCACACACGCATGCCACGCATCAGATCTATCCAATTGAATGATCGAGGGTGGGGTGGGAGTCTTTTCCCTCTTCTAGACATAAGAGCGGGAGAACCTAGTTGGTGGGTACCCTTGTTGGGTGGGCGTGGACGCATCATCAGCTTGCAACATGGCAGTTGTGTAGCCAGCGAAGGTGGCGTGCTCCAATTGGTTTTCCTCCAACCACCTTGCTGCTACAAACCCAATGTAGATTTGTGGGGATCGCCAGTGTAGGAGTTTGTAGCAAGTAGCAAATTTTTTCTCAGTgcgaaaccaaggtatcaatccgtCGACGTAACTGCATTCTTGCAACGGTAGTTATTTTCAACAACACAATTAAAACTTCAATTGTGTCCGCAACAGAGCTAACAAGGGTGTCAACCTTGCTAGTCTTGCTAGTTGCACAAGGTAATTAAGAGGCAACTTGTTTTTTTTGCGAGGAATTAAGAGGCAACTTGGTAGATAATACTTTTGTATTTTAAATaataaaacaaaacagaaaataaaaagacATGCAAAATTTGTTGGAAGGTGATTTTTATGCTAAAAACTGAACCGCGGCTCATAGGTTCACCAAGTGCATCTCTCCAATACATAAAAGTGCGGCAAGTAATATAATCATGTGGAGAAAACGCAGAATGAAATTTTTCACGCTCATGTTAAACATACGGATGTGTTGATTCTACATAGGCAGTACGTCCAAATATATTAGACTGAGATACCCTTTGCATCTTATAGCAAAATAGCATGTCCCTTAGATCGAGATCCCTCTGCACCATCTGAACTTTAAGTGTAAAACCATGTAATTACTGTAAGCAAGATGATATATTGTTAGTTATGAGATCCAAATGAATAATCTAATAAAcctttatcctcaatggcaacaattcAATACAAGCGTTTCCAGTTTCTGATACTGTGCTAGTTTATTTGCAAGATTGAACTTGAGTAATGCACATCTCTCCGACTACTGAGTACTTATCTAGATTGGCCAAGAATAAACAAGCAACCGGAAGAAATATACATCTATAGGTTAAATATAAAGGCACCATGAATAtaaatataaaaataataattcaTCACATGATCTACAACACTGCTAAAAATACATCAGACGGTGGCACCTCGGCTCAAAGAACCGGATCTGCCCTTCATACCAGCCGAAGGATTTGAATCTTCTGTTACACGGTACAAATTGACATCATGCACGACCAGAATATATTACAACACACAGGGTACATGGGTACGATATTAGAACTCTTAGCGAGGCAAAGACGGCACTACACGCTTTACAGGAAATGGAAGCTACTCTCGCTTGAATGGAATAGCTCTCTCACGCGAGATTGAGCCGGCTTGTTTTTCTGGGTTTTTTTTTCCGCGAGCAAACACCTCACTGGTTCGTTCCAACTTTGAGATCGTTGCTTCACATGTTTCATTCGCTCCGATAGTTTCTTTGTgtctttgtttcttttttttatttctttGTTCTTTTCCTGTTTACTTTggcttttttttcttttttttcaccGGTTTCTTCATTTCTTTATTTGTTTTTATGGGTGTTTTATattttcattattttcatatcgtttttcttcatttttcACGCTTCTTACCTAGTTTTTCAGTTTTTTCATGAGTTTCTCCATTTTCTCTTGTGTTCTTTGTTTTTTGTCGGTTTTCACTGGGTTTTTTtcgtttttcttcttcttctcttcagTTTTTTCTTTTCTCGGTTTTCCTGATTTCTCTTGTTTCTTTTTTCACTTTATTTTTTTGGTTTCTCTCAGTTTTTATTACACATTCAACACTTCTCATATTCATCAGACAAAAATTATATGCATGTTTAACATTTTAAATACACGATTTTACCTTTTTTTATACATTTTTGGTATAGATCTAATACATTTTTCGAAAATGtttaatttttttcaaatacaagtttaatattttttgaatacatgatCAACATGTTTCCTGAcattttaacatttttcaaatgcttctTTAATATTTTTAAATAAAATATTGACATTTATTGAATACATGTTCAAGATTTTTTCTATACACGTTTaactttttttcaaatgcttggttaactttttttaatacatggtcaacattatTTTcgatacacatttaacatttttcaaatgacTGATCAACATTTTTCCAAATGCAAGATTAACATTTTctgaatacatggtcaacattttttctatacacatttaacagtTTCCAAACTCttcattaacattttttaaatacttgttcaatattttttaaatacCTGATTAACATTTTAAAATTCATGATCAACTTTTTTCACAGACATTGTATATATTTTATATACTTTTTTGGTATACATGGTTAACATTTTTTCGAAgaacatttaacatttttcaaacgCTTGATTACCTTTTTAAAAGTACTtgtttaacatttttataaatgATTGATTAATGTTTTTGAAATACATAATGGTTTTTTTCACACACTTTgtatattttttgtatacatttttggtatacatggtcaacatttttctatACATATTTAACATGTTTCAAATGCATGGTTAACATTTTCAAAACATGATGTAAAATATAATTTTATAATATATCagctctgtaaagaaatataagggcgtttagatcactactttaatGATCTAagtgctcttatatttctttacgaaGGGAGCATATGTTTATAGTTTTTGGAAGTGTAAACAAAAGTTAAATAACAAATAAATCCAAAAATGAAAAAAGTGAAAAAATAATAGAAAGAATGAGGATGTGACCTCCAGCGCACCTGGGCCTGCCCACCTCGCACTGCCCTTGACATGAGGGTTCCCTTCGTCTCACTATAAGCGAGACATAGGGGCGCCCCAACGTTGGAGACAAATGAAGAGGAGTGATGCTTCTGTTAGTTTTTATGCACTGATTTTTTTCTGTTATTTTTGATGATTGCACAAGCTGTCCCAGTATTTGCTATGACTACTTTCAACATACCAAAGAAAAATTTGGAAGGTATACATGATGCTATAGTTGGATATTGGTGGGGTGATGATCAAGATAAGAAACGGATGCACTAGATGGCGTGGTGGACATTGTGCATACCTAAATTAAGTTGAGGTATGGGCTTCCGTCACTTACATTGTTTTAATGTAGCCATGCTTGCAAAGCAATGCTGGAGGTTGTTAAGAGAGTCCGGATTCCTTATGTTCTTCTATCCCAAGGACGGAATATTTTCCTGATGGGATTCTTTTGAAAGCTAAACTGAAAAGTGGATCATCATTCACATGAAAAAAATATTATGTCGGGTCTTGAAGCTTTCCAGGAGGGCTATATATGGAGGGTTGGGGATGGAACACAAATTGATATCTGGAGTGATAACTGGTTACGACCAGTAAATTCTAGTCTACGAGTTTTAACTCCTAAAGGTAGGAATTTAGTGCAAAAAGTTTGTGATCTGATCAATCCAGTCTTGGGTCAATGGGATGAGGAGCTCGTTAGGGATATTTTTGGCCAATTGATGTTGAATCTATACTGTCAATTCCGCTAGTGGATGATTGTGAGTATTTTGTTGCATGTCACAATTGAAAAACATGCATATTTTTAGTAAAATCGTCCTACTATGGTGAGTGGAACCGTAAGTTTAGAAGAAGTTAAGCCAGTGATCATGACACTGGACGAGCAGGAGATAGGGAGGTTTGGAGGAATTTATGGGCATCTACTGTGGCACCAAAAG
This region of Triticum urartu cultivar G1812 unplaced genomic scaffold, Tu2.1 TuUngrouped_contig_8641, whole genome shotgun sequence genomic DNA includes:
- the LOC125531974 gene encoding uncharacterized protein LOC125531974, translating into MATLCWSMDVKGGEAVRSCVLDGRRGAVTSVSLVGPPSGRSVVVEAYVKTASGTLALASLSSEGPRVELPRPVLVMQSDFFCSRVRRHGDGGDPAGDEAVAVRFEGRFNDHVLPPPPLCEGLENEDDDDDNSEPEDEYSVDSEDEEDGSSSEEEEDEEESDGEVDGQAASADDDVTLGILQTLHRRKFVPEGQLVGGSAPRFACAGRTLGFMRVAAVESEGGDDSKHILVLYRYTRFRASPDGVERRGRTTEHQLRFIATGDHTARSLAWAGSSLGLLIYPDISSKKLEEITKQLQELWSILASQVSVPPGARRVEVFVDVGILRRADYTPASMGHMYAALESMVADPWPGRFIGMQLPLPGPVRCGTEGELAGDDDRGRNADERPAKRRRVDVAGEDCPVCLQLLEGDDLAAWPGCRGKPHVFHGACLEGVLQNRDICPMCRHKLDIKHKLE